From the bacterium genome, one window contains:
- a CDS encoding competence/damage-inducible protein A, whose product MRAVILSTGDELTTGRTLDTNAHYIADQLIAIGIDVVGMLVVGDYPERIAWAWRQALSQADVILCTGGLGPTADDLTTETVAAVAGVPLRMDAAVADRIRQMFAAMGRAMPENNLKQALFPEGATIIPNPLGTAPGFRLAMASDHGPVHGIVMPGVPREMKQMLADTVLPWLRSARGGVDEYRSHTFQTFGISESALDELVAGAVDPTEARLAFRAAFPQISVRVTAQGPPGEVDRRLEAAAAALRARIGGYAYGEGNTTMEAEVGKLLTAAGATLAVAESCTGGLIGHRITDVPGSSAYFLGGVVAYNNAVKRAVLGVRKETLVEHGAVSVETAEEMARGVRRALGATLGLATTGIAGPDGGSADKPVGTVCIALDGPRGTKSRRYQLWGTRDWVKLLTSQIALDWVRRVQLGEDPTESAILKR is encoded by the coding sequence ATGCGCGCCGTCATTCTCAGCACCGGCGATGAGCTCACGACCGGCCGGACGCTCGACACCAACGCCCACTACATCGCCGATCAACTGATCGCGATCGGCATCGACGTCGTCGGCATGCTGGTGGTCGGCGACTATCCGGAGCGCATCGCCTGGGCGTGGCGCCAGGCGTTGTCGCAGGCCGACGTCATCCTGTGCACCGGCGGCCTCGGGCCGACCGCCGACGACCTCACCACCGAGACCGTCGCCGCGGTCGCCGGCGTGCCGCTGCGCATGGACGCGGCGGTCGCCGACCGCATCCGCCAGATGTTCGCCGCCATGGGCCGCGCCATGCCCGAGAACAACCTGAAGCAGGCGCTCTTTCCCGAGGGGGCGACGATCATCCCCAACCCGCTCGGCACCGCGCCCGGCTTCCGGCTGGCGATGGCGAGCGACCACGGCCCGGTGCACGGCATCGTCATGCCCGGCGTGCCGCGGGAGATGAAGCAGATGCTCGCCGACACGGTCCTGCCGTGGCTGCGCAGCGCGCGCGGCGGCGTCGACGAGTACCGCAGCCACACCTTCCAGACCTTCGGGATCAGCGAATCGGCGCTCGACGAATTGGTCGCCGGCGCGGTCGATCCGACCGAGGCGCGGCTGGCCTTCCGCGCCGCCTTTCCCCAGATCTCGGTGCGGGTCACCGCCCAGGGCCCGCCGGGCGAGGTCGACCGCCGGCTCGAGGCCGCCGCCGCCGCGCTGCGGGCGCGCATCGGCGGCTATGCCTACGGCGAGGGCAACACCACGATGGAGGCGGAGGTGGGCAAGCTGCTCACCGCCGCCGGGGCCACCCTCGCGGTCGCCGAGTCGTGCACCGGCGGCCTGATCGGACATCGCATCACCGATGTGCCCGGCAGCTCGGCGTACTTCCTCGGCGGCGTCGTGGCGTACAACAACGCGGTGAAGCGCGCGGTCCTCGGAGTGCGGAAGGAGACGCTGGTGGAGCACGGCGCGGTCAGCGTCGAGACCGCGGAGGAGATGGCGCGCGGCGTGCGGCGCGCGCTCGGTGCCACCCTCGGCCTCGCCACCACCGGCATCGCCGGCCCCGACGGCGGCAGCGCGGACAAGCCGGTGGGCACGGTGTGCATCGCCCTCGACGGCCCGCGGGGCACGAAGAGCCGCCGCTATCAGCTCTGGGGGACGCGCGATTGGGTGAAGCTGCTCACCTCCCAGATCGCCCTCGACTGGGTGCGCCGCGTGCAGCTCGGCGAGGATCCGACGGAGTCGGCGATCCTCAAGCGATGA
- a CDS encoding phosphatidylglycerophosphatase A, with amino-acid sequence MRRLMLFIASGGFVGYIPFASGTFGTLVAIPLFWWYEPLRHHSVALYLLAYPLMVAGACWVAGRTEALLQEHDSHKIVIDEIVGYLGATLFLAPTWEHTLLAFFVFRALDVIKPYPAGWIDEHMPGGAGVVLDDVVSGLYSNLVTRLIAAWLLT; translated from the coding sequence ATGCGCCGTCTGATGCTATTCATCGCCTCGGGTGGATTCGTCGGATATATACCCTTCGCCTCGGGCACCTTCGGGACGCTCGTCGCGATCCCGCTGTTCTGGTGGTACGAGCCGCTGCGCCACCACTCGGTCGCCCTGTATCTGCTGGCCTACCCGCTGATGGTGGCGGGCGCCTGCTGGGTCGCGGGGCGTACCGAGGCGCTGCTGCAGGAGCACGACAGCCACAAGATCGTGATCGACGAGATCGTCGGCTACCTCGGCGCGACGCTCTTCCTGGCGCCGACCTGGGAGCACACGCTGCTGGCGTTCTTCGTCTTCCGCGCCCTCGACGTGATCAAGCCGTACCCGGCGGGATGGATCGACGAGCACATGCCGGGCGGCGCCGGGGTGGTACTCGACGACGTCGTGTCGGGATTGTACAGCAACCTCGTCACCCGCCTGATCGCAGCCTGGCTGTTGACCTGA
- a CDS encoding MmgE/PrpD family protein, producing MAEWVAGVTPQAVPRRVLEEAKNQVLGMIAAVHAGHFSDSGRVISRTVKEWSGSKEATLIPSGERTGVQAAIAGNAALGLALDYDDYLFGARTGATAVLGTLAMAEKVGAGGPDFLVAQVAVNEIGGRLGLATSLAVPEPALAGYVHLAGGAVLTASLLKLDAAQTEHALGLALAQAGPMPPSAAYGSEARILAAALTAPVGVQAAEFAASGVRGASDPLEGDGGLFRRLDRPPLLGAFSGLGTHWLTESLGYKIYPGSLFLASIIDCVLGLTRQHHIDARKVYAIHVGAGPHALAMDGRSAPFVRGSDTLPVTLTQSVAYPVAAALVERELSPRQFGRDRIGNAAIWELAGKVRLSLDEALARRGRERSPLRVVGDDGSAANLFDLGTVDLNAYKATIGARVRIELEGGRSFEMEQDVPSGSGARPFDDRRKAVEDKFRRETRYTLRKERMEKAIDIVHHLEDANAAQLRELARLCCSEKS from the coding sequence GTGGCGGAATGGGTTGCGGGGGTGACCCCCCAGGCCGTGCCGCGACGCGTTCTCGAAGAAGCGAAGAACCAGGTGCTGGGCATGATCGCGGCTGTCCATGCCGGTCATTTCAGCGACTCGGGACGGGTGATCAGCCGCACCGTCAAGGAATGGTCGGGCAGCAAGGAGGCGACGCTCATCCCGTCTGGCGAGCGGACGGGCGTCCAGGCGGCCATCGCCGGAAACGCGGCATTGGGGCTGGCGCTCGACTATGACGACTACCTCTTCGGCGCCCGGACGGGGGCGACGGCGGTCCTCGGAACCCTGGCGATGGCTGAGAAGGTGGGGGCTGGCGGGCCGGACTTCCTGGTCGCCCAGGTGGCGGTCAACGAGATCGGTGGCCGGTTGGGCCTCGCCACCTCGCTCGCGGTGCCGGAGCCGGCGTTGGCCGGCTATGTCCACCTCGCCGGCGGGGCGGTCCTGACCGCCTCGCTGCTCAAGCTCGACGCGGCACAGACCGAGCACGCGCTCGGCCTGGCGCTGGCGCAGGCGGGGCCCATGCCACCCTCGGCCGCGTACGGCTCCGAGGCGCGCATCCTCGCCGCGGCGCTCACCGCGCCGGTGGGGGTGCAGGCCGCCGAATTCGCCGCCAGCGGCGTGCGCGGCGCATCCGACCCCCTGGAGGGCGACGGCGGTCTGTTCCGCCGCCTCGACCGGCCGCCGTTGCTCGGGGCGTTTTCCGGACTCGGGACCCACTGGTTGACCGAGAGCCTGGGGTACAAGATCTATCCGGGGTCGTTGTTCCTGGCATCGATCATCGACTGTGTGCTCGGACTGACGCGGCAGCACCACATCGACGCCCGCAAGGTGTATGCGATCCACGTCGGCGCGGGGCCGCATGCGCTGGCGATGGACGGGCGCTCGGCGCCGTTCGTCCGCGGCAGCGACACGCTGCCGGTGACGCTCACCCAGTCGGTCGCCTATCCGGTGGCGGCGGCGCTGGTCGAGCGCGAGCTCTCGCCGCGCCAGTTCGGGCGCGACCGCATCGGCAACGCGGCGATCTGGGAGCTGGCGGGCAAGGTGCGCCTGTCGCTGGACGAGGCGCTGGCGCGCCGGGGGCGCGAGCGCTCGCCGCTGCGGGTCGTCGGCGACGACGGCAGCGCCGCGAATCTGTTCGATCTCGGCACCGTCGATCTCAACGCCTACAAGGCGACGATCGGCGCCCGCGTGCGCATCGAGCTCGAGGGCGGCCGCAGCTTCGAAATGGAGCAGGACGTGCCCAGTGGCAGCGGCGCGCGGCCGTTCGACGATCGCCGCAAGGCGGTCGAGGACAAGTTCCGCCGCGAGACCCGGTACACGCTGCGCAAGGAGCGCATGGAGAAGGCGATCGACATCGTCCATCACCTGGAGGATGCGAACGCCGCCCAGTTGCGCGAGCTGGCGCGGCTCTGCTGCTCGGAGAAGAGCTGA
- a CDS encoding beta-lactamase-like protein 2 — protein sequence MNDRPTRVVTDSMIGLDMPDIAVWSDRVTVVLGQNPGPFTGPGTNTYLIGTGSRPLLLDTGQGLPPYLPLLERAVFETRGGAAPERIVLTHGHADHIGGVAGIRGRFGPLPVSKKPWDKLDGGLDVDPIDDGGELRTEGATLRALWTPGHAWDHLCWYMPEERALFTGDVVLGAGTTVIPPDGDLGDYLQSLRRLLALDVAVIYPAHGPAIHTPRAKIESYLAHRALRDQQILDGLAGGAQAVASLVRRIYTDVPEFLHAAAAMSVTAHLRKLEREGMVARDGERWELKP from the coding sequence ATGAACGACCGGCCGACGCGCGTCGTCACCGACAGCATGATCGGGCTCGACATGCCCGACATCGCCGTCTGGTCGGACCGGGTCACGGTGGTGCTGGGCCAGAACCCCGGGCCGTTCACCGGGCCCGGCACCAACACCTATCTGATCGGCACCGGGTCGCGGCCGCTGCTGCTCGACACCGGACAGGGCCTGCCGCCGTACCTGCCGTTGCTCGAGCGCGCCGTCTTCGAGACCCGCGGCGGCGCGGCGCCGGAGCGCATCGTGCTGACCCACGGCCATGCCGACCACATCGGCGGCGTCGCCGGGATCCGCGGCCGCTTCGGCCCGCTGCCGGTGTCGAAGAAGCCGTGGGACAAGCTCGACGGCGGGCTCGACGTTGACCCGATCGACGACGGCGGCGAGCTCCGCACCGAGGGCGCGACCTTGCGGGCGCTGTGGACGCCGGGCCACGCCTGGGACCACCTCTGCTGGTACATGCCGGAGGAGCGGGCCCTGTTCACCGGCGACGTGGTGCTCGGCGCCGGCACCACCGTCATCCCGCCCGACGGCGATCTCGGCGACTACCTGCAGTCGCTGCGCCGCCTGCTCGCGCTGGACGTGGCGGTCATCTACCCGGCGCACGGACCGGCGATCCACACGCCGCGCGCCAAGATCGAGTCGTATCTCGCCCACCGCGCGCTGCGCGACCAGCAGATCCTCGACGGTCTGGCCGGCGGCGCGCAGGCGGTCGCCAGCCTGGTGCGCCGGATCTACACCGACGTGCCCGAATTCCTCCACGCCGCCGCCGCGATGTCGGTCACCGCCCACCTGCGCAAGCTGGAGCGCGAGGGCATGGTGGCGCGGGACGGCGAGCGGTGGGAGCTGAAGCCGTAG
- a CDS encoding acyl-CoA dehydrogenase family protein — protein MDLAYSPAEERFRSDLRAWLEANPAPPEPEELGAWVAQGKAWQRRLYEAGWCGVHWPKAYGGRGASLIEQIIFQEEMARVGAPQLINLAGLTMGGPVLIAHGSEEQKRRHLQAILSAEEIWCQGFSEPNAGSDLAALRTRAVVDGDDFIVTGQKVWTSFARYADWCMLLARTDVEAPKHKGITFLLVDMHSPGVTVRPLRQINGDEDFNEVFFADVRVPRRNVVGAVNGGWDIAITTLMHERQTLTYSRQLQSRVALEQLLALARRWPAATPLARQPLARQQLAAAVIDSAAMRHTALRHLTAVLRGGTPGPEGSIEKLFWSEMYQRMLEHAVALLGPHGQLLRGSAHVVDEGRWPHLMLYSRGRTIAAGSSEIQRNIIAERVLGLPRQRSA, from the coding sequence ATGGATCTGGCGTACTCTCCCGCCGAGGAGCGCTTCCGCAGCGACCTGCGCGCCTGGCTGGAGGCCAATCCGGCGCCCCCGGAGCCGGAGGAGCTCGGCGCCTGGGTCGCCCAGGGCAAGGCCTGGCAGCGCCGGCTCTACGAAGCGGGCTGGTGCGGCGTCCACTGGCCGAAGGCGTACGGCGGCCGCGGCGCATCGCTGATCGAGCAGATCATCTTCCAGGAGGAGATGGCGCGGGTCGGGGCGCCGCAGCTCATCAACCTCGCCGGCCTGACCATGGGCGGGCCGGTGCTGATCGCGCACGGCAGCGAGGAGCAGAAGCGGCGCCACCTGCAGGCGATCCTCTCCGCGGAGGAGATCTGGTGCCAGGGATTCTCGGAGCCCAACGCCGGCTCCGACCTGGCGGCGCTGCGGACGCGCGCCGTGGTCGACGGCGACGACTTCATCGTCACTGGCCAGAAGGTATGGACGAGCTTCGCGCGCTATGCCGACTGGTGCATGCTGCTGGCGCGGACCGACGTCGAGGCGCCGAAGCACAAGGGCATCACCTTCCTGCTGGTCGACATGCACAGCCCCGGCGTCACCGTGCGGCCGCTGCGACAGATCAACGGCGACGAGGACTTCAACGAGGTCTTCTTCGCGGACGTGCGGGTGCCGCGCCGCAACGTCGTCGGCGCCGTGAACGGCGGGTGGGACATCGCCATCACCACCCTGATGCACGAGCGGCAGACGCTGACCTACAGCCGTCAGTTGCAGTCGCGGGTGGCGCTCGAGCAGTTGCTCGCCCTGGCGCGCCGCTGGCCGGCGGCAACGCCGCTGGCGCGCCAACCGCTCGCGCGCCAGCAACTGGCCGCGGCGGTGATCGACAGCGCCGCGATGCGCCATACCGCGTTGCGCCATCTCACCGCCGTCCTGCGCGGCGGCACGCCGGGACCGGAGGGATCGATCGAGAAGCTCTTCTGGAGCGAGATGTACCAGCGCATGCTGGAACACGCGGTCGCGCTGCTCGGCCCGCACGGGCAGCTCCTGCGCGGCTCGGCGCACGTCGTCGACGAGGGTCGCTGGCCGCACCTCATGCTCTACTCGCGCGGTCGCACGATCGCCGCCGGGTCGTCGGAGATCCAGCGCAACATCATCGCCGAGCGGGTGCTCGGCCTGCCGCGACAGCGCAGCGCATGA